Proteins encoded by one window of Sphaerodactylus townsendi isolate TG3544 linkage group LG02, MPM_Stown_v2.3, whole genome shotgun sequence:
- the LOC125426857 gene encoding SERTA domain-containing protein 2-like, with amino-acid sequence MLGRGLKRKLSDYEENMAGLSSAFDSSRNLPYPLKRQLVLNVCLAKLQTYKMLVEPNLHRSVLIANTVRQIQEEMRQETSQQLFSMCSGLSASPSACMSLDLPAMPSHLFPCDDQPESTGYDPRPVEGPLENSLLMVSDNDMSSAISSILKDLDFMEDVSPPTCLTSPGDDPVKAAETPGVRSEDDRQDLKGVEYAFGSFEISNSTSYLKDLAIDDIFEDIDTSMYDSDFDCPSLTLPRPSPVAPAEEILKTFPSCNSSSASNIPMCRSDLSDLDHIMEILVGS; translated from the coding sequence ATGTTGGGGAGGGGTCTGAAACGCAAGTTGAGTGATTATGAAGAAAACATGGCTGGCCTGTCAAGTGCCTTCGATTCCAGTCGAAACCTACCCTACCCGCTCAAGAGGCAGCTGGTGCTCAACGTGTGCCTCGCCAAGTTGCAGACATACAAGATGCTGGTGGAACCAAACCTGCACCGCTCGGTCCTTATAGCCAACACAGTCAGGCAGATCCAGGAGGAGATGAGGCAAGAGACCAGCCAACAGCTTTTCAGCATGTGCAGCGGCCTCAGCGCCAGCCCTTCCGCTTGCATGAGCCTGGATTTGCCTGCGATGCCTTCACACCTTTTCCCTTGCGACGACCAGCCGGAGTCGACTGGTTACGACCCACGGCCAGTGGAAGGCCCCCTCGAAAATAGCCTGTTGATGGTTTCTGATAACGACATGTCATCTGCCATCTCCTCTATTCTGAAAGACTTGGACTTTATGGAGGACGTGAGCCCGCCCACCTGTTTGACGTCGCCGGGAGACGATCCAGTCAAGGCTGCCGAAACCCCTGGCGTTCGGTCCGAAGACGACCGACAAGATTTGAAAGGAGTGGAATACGCGTTCGGCTCCTTTGAAATTTCAAACTCAACTAGCTACTTGAAAGACTTGGCTATAGACGACATCTTTGAAGATATCGACACTTCGATGTATGATTCGGACTTTGACTGCCCCTCGCTAACGCTTCCAAGACCGTCACCTGTAGCACCTGCGGAAGAGATCTTGAAAACCTTCCCTTCTTGCAATTCTTCCTCCGCAAGCAACATCCCCATGTGTCGAAGCGACTTGAGTGACTTGGACCACATCATGGAGATTCTTGTCGGGTCCTGA